A stretch of DNA from Cottoperca gobio chromosome 18, fCotGob3.1, whole genome shotgun sequence:
actgaactggAGTCTGAGAGCAAGTCACTCATCCCCTGCTtcacatcctgttggtagtttaatgtgCACACGGCATCAGATTCTAGAAGATCATCACGTGTTTGTATCTTCGTAGTGGAGTAGAAGATCATCAAActaaaagaaataaatgtatttggtgGCAGCTTTCTGAAGTTGCAGTGTGAACCAGCTGCACGTTAAATATGTTTCAGAAAGAATAAAGTGAAGAATGTTTCAGTGAAGTGTGACGGAGCAGGACTCAGTGGTGAAGTCTGGAGTCTGACAACACTTGTGTTCAAACACACTCATAAAGTCACATTTGTTgtttaaatgcagtttttacCGCCTCAATTTCCACAACATTGTTTTATGAACGTCGGGAAAAAAGGGTTAAAAACTGTCTTCAATCACAGAGTGTGTCAGATAGTAAAAGTTCACTTCATGTCAGTGTTTATGAGATGTTCCACtgtaaggggggggggcaggagagGGAGTACAACTGAGCTCCATCAGTTTGACTTCATTAGTTCGGTCTCGACTACACAGAGctctcttcacttcttcttctcctctcgtTCACATCGAAGGATTTAACcaacaaaacacagaagaagacggaaaaacacaaacaggtgAGTTTTTAAAAGACTTCCTGAATAATCGATCTCTGTGCGGATGTTTAAACGATAACAGGCATTAAATGAACAAACTCTTTAAGTTGCTCTAAGTTAAACTACGTGTTTGGACAAGAGgctgaaagacaaagacagtgtTGGTCATCTTCTCCTGACAAAGTGTTTGAGGCATCATTGTACTTTGTATTAACTTTGACGTGTGCTTTTCAGCTGTAACCTTTaagacaaatacatttcaaagacTTTGAACTTAACAAGCAACAATCCAAACAGTCTGAAAGCatacatatctatacatatCTGTGCAGACGTTCCCTGCTGTCTGCATATTGTACGTGTTACCCACTCTTTGACTTCACTAAAGTGTCATGTTTAATGAAGATATTAACAAGGGATGAGATGAATATGTGACAATGTGAGAGGAGcgttttagcgtctttcagctcattgttttggtttttagaGTCAGATCAAAGCTTTGCTCCTGATGAAAGCAGGTGAATCATCTCAGGTGTGCACTAAGGCTTTCAGAAACATCTCAGTTAATAACATAAAGTTTGATCAGCTTTCTAACCCTCTGTTTGGTTTATGTTTGCTCCACAGCCGACGCGCTTTCTCCTCCGGTCCGATCCACCATAAGAACTTCTTCTGGAGCCTCTAGAACTCGCAGCAGGAAGGTTTTCTGGAACTGGATCTGGAAAACCTTCTGCATTAAACGAATCGCTGTGGTTTCGTTCTATGTTCGTGACGCAGGGGTGATCGGTCTGTAACGGCGGCTTCTAATCTAATGATAGAGTCTGTTCTGAAGGTTACGATGGTTTCTGGAGTCACAAAAGTGGATTCAGAAAAAGGTTCTCGAGTCAAAGTGGGTTCCATATTTCCCTCCATGCACGTGGTGTTCACCGTGCTGCTGGTCGCCTGGAGTTTGATGTTTGTCGTGCCGGTTGGTTGCCAAAGAAACTTCTCATCCGAGCCGTCGGACCTGAACCTGCTCGGCCTTCATGGCACCGACCCGCCTCATCGTATCCAGGCCTCAGACGCGGAGCCTCACCTGCTGCAGGAGACTGTGAACAAGCTCCCGGCCTCGCTGGAGAAAGGAAAATCAAAACACGTGAACaagctgaaacacaaacatgacagaAAGTCTTCCTCCAACTCCTCGCTGGCGGTTCGTGAGCGGCCGGTGTCGCCGCCCAGCTGCCTGCAGGTCACGTCCATAAACCCCGCCTTCAGGTACTTCAACACGGTGCTGTCCTGCGTTATCTTTGCTGTGGGGATCATTGGAAACGGCACCCTGCTGAGGATTAtctaccaaaataaaagcatgaggAATGGCCCCAACGCTTTGATAGCCAGTCTGGCCCTCGGAGACCTGATATACATCGCCATCGACATTCCAATCAACGTGTATAAGGTACAGAGCGTTagtgtgttgtacagtagtatttatatattaatacatttcattctttGGCTTAATGAACATCTAAACTTGTGGAGAAAGTTGTTTAATCCAAATGTGTCAGCTtcactttcatgtgtttttatgctTGAAATAAGTAAAGTTGCACAAAACGTTAAGTACTGCCGCTGTAAACAGTAACCAGCTTTCCTGGTGAGACAGGACGTAGTTTGAGTTCACAGGAGCAGAAATGCATCATGGGATACACAACAACCTCCCTAAGgtactgcagcagtgtgtgtgtggtgtgtctcaGTCAGGAGGTTGAGTGTTACACTGATAACAGCACTAAAATATCCCACtgagataacacacacacacacacactgagatatcatgttaatctgtgtgtgtgtgtgtgtgtgtgtgtgtgtgtgtgtgtagctcctGACGATGCCGTGGCCGTTTGCCGACAGCGTGTTCGGTCTGTTCCTCTGTAAGCTGTTACCCTTCCTGCAGAAAGCTTCAGTCGGCATCACCGTCCTCAACCTGTGTGCTCTGAGTGTggacaggtaacacacacacacacacacacacacacacacacacacacacacacacacacacacacacagacattagaAAGTTATATTTAGATGAAAGTCTCAGCACTTCACATGGTGCACCACCTCCTTGTTCCCACCTCCAGAGTATATAACATATAGAAT
This window harbors:
- the LOC115023544 gene encoding endothelin receptor type B-like, whose protein sequence is MIESVLKVTMVSGVTKVDSEKGSRVKVGSIFPSMHVVFTVLLVAWSLMFVVPVGCQRNFSSEPSDLNLLGLHGTDPPHRIQASDAEPHLLQETVNKLPASLEKGKSKHVNKLKHKHDRKSSSNSSLAVRERPVSPPSCLQVTSINPAFRYFNTVLSCVIFAVGIIGNGTLLRIIYQNKSMRNGPNALIASLALGDLIYIAIDIPINVYKLLTMPWPFADSVFGLFLCKLLPFLQKASVGITVLNLCALSVDRYRAVASWSRVQGTGVPTVTAVEIVVIWLLSMVLAVPEAIGFDMVSFEYKNVTLTTCMLQPKTPFMIFYRDAKDWWLFAFYFCVPLLCSAVFYGLMTCEMLRHQKGSLRIALSEHLKQRREVAKAVFCLVLIFALCWFPLHLSRLLKRTVYRSHDAHRCELLNFLLVLDYFSINMATINSCINPIILYFVSKKFKNCFKSCLCCWCYSGSLSSSTLPLHHGTSLQYKHTDH